A window of the Sneathiella sp. P13V-1 genome harbors these coding sequences:
- the moaC gene encoding cyclic pyranopterin monophosphate synthase MoaC has product MGEFTHFDDKGAAHMVNVGDKDITERSATATARVIMQSETLKLILDGKAKKGDVLGVARLAGIMAAKKTPDLIPLCHPLALTNVTVEFETKEDENAIDIFATCKLKGRTGVEMEALTAASIAALTIYDMCKAVDRGMEISSTRLLEKSGGKSGHYVAT; this is encoded by the coding sequence ATGGGTGAATTTACTCACTTTGACGATAAAGGTGCCGCCCATATGGTCAATGTGGGTGATAAGGACATCACAGAACGCAGCGCGACCGCAACCGCGCGCGTCATTATGCAATCTGAGACCTTAAAACTGATCTTGGACGGTAAAGCCAAAAAAGGGGATGTTCTAGGTGTCGCCCGCCTTGCCGGCATTATGGCTGCGAAAAAGACACCTGATCTTATCCCGCTTTGCCATCCTCTCGCCCTTACCAATGTGACGGTGGAGTTTGAAACAAAAGAAGATGAAAATGCCATCGACATTTTCGCGACCTGTAAGCTGAAGGGGCGCACGGGTGTCGAAATGGAGGCTCTCACAGCCGCGTCAATTGCGGCTTTGACAATCTACGATATGTGTAAAGCAGTCGATCGCGGGATGGAGATTTCATCAACACGCCTGTTGGAAAAAAGTGGCGGTAAATCAGGACATTACGTGGCGACATGA
- the glp gene encoding gephyrin-like molybdotransferase Glp, translating to MISVEEALKNILSAIKPVSTETVSIQLASGRILAEPVTARRTQPPSDLSAMDGYAVKASDVAVIPAKLSVIGESAAGHGFEGSVGTGEAVRIFTGAPLPKGTDTIIIQEDTDRDGDIVTVKEGADEGRYVRRAGIDFREGEPALKAGKKLTPRDIGLMAAMNIPWVAVYRKPQIALLSTGDELVRPGEPLGSNQIISTNSLVVAAMIEQAGGEAIDLGIAADNEDSLRQMAQGAAKADMLVTLGGASVGDHDLVQSVLGKEGLQIDFWRIAMRPGKPLMFGDLAGTPMLGMPGNPVSSMICSYIFLIPALDILMGRAPRDPKSIPAILSHDVKQNDQRQDYLRAKIVGDQDGLPLIETFSNQDSSLLSALSEADCLLMRLPHADPLNKGQQVEILMLEAAYPDV from the coding sequence ATGATTTCAGTAGAAGAAGCTTTAAAGAACATTCTTTCTGCAATTAAACCTGTTTCCACGGAAACGGTTTCTATCCAGCTGGCATCCGGACGCATCCTCGCCGAACCGGTGACCGCCCGCCGCACACAACCCCCATCAGACTTATCCGCAATGGACGGTTATGCAGTCAAAGCATCTGATGTTGCTGTAATCCCTGCCAAGCTGTCTGTGATTGGCGAGTCTGCTGCAGGGCATGGCTTTGAAGGGTCCGTCGGAACAGGGGAAGCCGTTCGAATTTTCACAGGTGCCCCGCTTCCAAAAGGAACGGATACCATCATCATTCAGGAAGACACTGATCGAGATGGTGATATTGTCACCGTTAAAGAAGGCGCTGATGAAGGGCGTTATGTACGCCGTGCAGGGATTGATTTCCGTGAAGGGGAACCTGCCCTAAAAGCAGGTAAAAAACTGACCCCACGGGATATCGGGCTTATGGCCGCCATGAACATCCCCTGGGTGGCTGTTTATCGCAAACCACAGATCGCTTTGCTATCCACAGGTGATGAACTCGTGCGCCCCGGGGAGCCACTTGGTTCCAATCAGATTATTTCAACAAACAGTCTGGTTGTTGCTGCCATGATCGAACAGGCAGGCGGAGAAGCCATTGACTTGGGCATTGCCGCAGACAATGAAGATAGCCTTCGTCAAATGGCTCAGGGTGCGGCTAAAGCTGACATGCTTGTAACACTTGGCGGCGCTTCCGTTGGTGACCATGACCTTGTTCAGTCGGTCTTAGGAAAAGAAGGCCTGCAGATTGATTTCTGGCGCATCGCCATGCGCCCGGGTAAGCCCTTGATGTTCGGAGATCTTGCAGGAACACCCATGCTGGGCATGCCTGGAAATCCGGTCTCCAGCATGATTTGCAGCTATATCTTCCTGATCCCTGCCCTTGATATCCTGATGGGCCGCGCACCAAGAGATCCAAAATCAATCCCTGCGATCCTGTCTCATGATGTAAAGCAAAATGACCAACGTCAGGATTATTTGCGGGCCAAGATCGTTGGCGATCAAGACGGACTTCCGCTGATTGAAACTTTTTCCAACCAAGACAGCTCCTTACTTTCTGCGCTGTCAGAGGCCGATTGTCTTCTTATGCGCCTCCCACATGCGGATCCCTTGAACAAAGGGCAACAAGTTGAAATTCTGATGCTGGAAGCTGCCTACCCGGATGTATAG
- the lexA gene encoding transcriptional repressor LexA: protein MLTKKQHELLMFIHHYLEDRGVCPSFDEMKEALDLKSKSGIHRLITGLTERGFIRRLPHRARALEVLKLPDAVLPEGLKNRNTKPSTGSPKENVVQAEFGNRSGDNSSADNGIVNLPLYGRIAAGLAIEAVTDPDSFVDVPQSMLDGGKHYCLEVAGDSMINAGIHDGDTVVIRDCNTAENGAIVVALIDNEEVTLKRLHRKGNTVALEAENPEYETRIFGPDRVKVQGKLVGLFRQY, encoded by the coding sequence ATGCTAACCAAAAAGCAACACGAGCTATTGATGTTCATCCACCACTATCTTGAAGATCGTGGTGTCTGTCCTTCCTTTGATGAAATGAAGGAAGCATTAGACTTGAAATCCAAGTCTGGAATTCACCGCCTGATTACAGGATTGACGGAACGGGGCTTTATTCGCCGCCTTCCCCATCGTGCGCGTGCTTTGGAAGTTCTAAAATTGCCCGATGCAGTTCTGCCCGAAGGTTTGAAAAACAGAAACACCAAGCCAAGCACCGGATCGCCCAAGGAAAATGTGGTTCAGGCCGAATTTGGCAATCGTAGCGGTGATAACAGCAGTGCTGACAACGGCATTGTTAATTTGCCGCTTTATGGCCGAATTGCCGCAGGTCTTGCTATCGAAGCAGTGACGGATCCTGACAGCTTTGTAGATGTGCCTCAATCCATGTTGGATGGCGGTAAACATTACTGCCTCGAAGTTGCGGGTGACTCCATGATCAATGCGGGCATCCATGATGGTGACACCGTTGTCATACGTGACTGCAACACAGCTGAAAATGGCGCCATTGTTGTTGCGTTGATTGATAATGAAGAAGTGACGCTTAAACGCCTGCACCGTAAAGGAAATACCGTGGCGCTTGAGGCCGAAAATCCAGAATATGAAACTCGGATTTTTGGCCCTGATCGGGTGAAGGTCCAAGGAAAGCTGGTCGGTCTTTTCCGACAGTATTGA
- a CDS encoding ComEC/Rec2 family competence protein, translating into MPALFSTFASLLYADRARWVLWAPVFFAGGIALYFTLPFELEATWMALLPVSIAVYLTARYRDLQLLSLLMLMFVLFVGGISAAKLRQTSVSAPVLDKRTFVEMTAVVSSISASHKGRKVVLENIGFQKDGFIGPSKVRLSYRLKGKSPKPGDRVKLSAFLSPPPLPAYPGGFDFQRQLYFQGIGAVGFVTKLEILENQNKVFASLLEDWRFSIGRAVEENSAEDVKGFLLAITTGERNGLDKQTLEDMRGSGLAHLIAISGLHMGMVGGLIFFVLRFAGALIPRIALTLPLKKIAASVAIIGLVSYLALSGMSISAFRAFVMISLVFLAICFDRTALSYRNLAIAAMVVLLFKPESLLGASFQMSFSAVFCLIAIYQEFGQKFLIRGQDKGLLTRFFYYLIGVLATSVIASLATAPFAIYHFGQVATLGVVANMIAVPVMGFWVMPWVLISLLLYPIGLMDYPLSLAGAGVEHIQAIAKWAANFDFSTLVIGSFSDITLVALVLSVLWFAVWRSWIRYAAIIGIVIGVAAQAGYQKPDLLVSNSGNTVMVVSENELLVSNIKTDKFDREKWKVYLGRDVKPQQFASNPDHEMKCDPVGCVFSVKGSQIAVSYNPYSYTLDCAHSDILISNAPIGGECENPDYIIDRFDMWRNGAHALYINDKEHVIIETVNGVRGHRPWVPQKP; encoded by the coding sequence TTGCCAGCACTGTTTTCTACATTTGCGTCGCTTCTTTATGCGGATCGTGCACGATGGGTGCTTTGGGCGCCTGTTTTTTTCGCTGGCGGCATCGCGCTTTATTTCACGTTACCTTTTGAACTCGAGGCCACGTGGATGGCCCTGTTGCCTGTCAGTATTGCCGTTTACCTCACCGCTCGATATCGCGATCTGCAGTTACTCTCGCTGCTTATGTTAATGTTTGTGCTCTTCGTGGGGGGAATATCGGCCGCAAAACTGCGACAAACGAGCGTTTCGGCACCCGTTTTGGATAAGCGAACTTTTGTAGAAATGACAGCGGTGGTCTCATCAATTTCAGCCAGTCACAAAGGACGTAAGGTCGTACTTGAGAATATTGGTTTTCAGAAAGATGGTTTTATCGGTCCTTCAAAAGTTAGGCTTTCATACCGATTGAAAGGTAAATCTCCCAAACCCGGTGACAGGGTGAAGCTATCCGCTTTTTTGTCGCCACCGCCCTTACCAGCCTATCCGGGGGGATTTGATTTTCAGCGTCAGTTATATTTCCAAGGCATTGGTGCCGTCGGCTTTGTAACGAAACTAGAAATTCTTGAGAATCAAAACAAGGTTTTTGCCAGCCTATTAGAAGACTGGCGTTTTTCAATTGGCAGGGCGGTGGAGGAAAATTCGGCTGAAGATGTTAAGGGATTTTTGCTCGCTATTACCACTGGGGAGCGGAATGGCCTCGACAAACAAACTCTGGAAGATATGAGGGGCTCCGGTTTGGCGCACCTGATTGCCATTTCGGGTCTACATATGGGAATGGTTGGCGGGCTTATCTTCTTTGTTCTTCGTTTCGCCGGGGCATTGATCCCAAGGATCGCTTTGACGCTTCCCCTTAAGAAAATTGCAGCAAGCGTGGCAATCATCGGATTGGTTTCGTATTTGGCCTTAAGTGGGATGTCGATATCGGCTTTTCGGGCTTTCGTGATGATTTCTTTAGTGTTTCTGGCCATCTGTTTTGATCGCACGGCATTATCCTACAGAAATTTAGCGATTGCTGCGATGGTTGTTCTATTGTTTAAGCCGGAAAGCTTGTTGGGGGCGAGCTTCCAGATGTCATTTTCTGCCGTATTTTGTCTGATTGCCATATATCAAGAGTTTGGCCAGAAGTTCTTGATCCGAGGACAAGATAAAGGCCTTCTAACGCGATTTTTTTATTACCTCATCGGGGTTCTTGCCACCTCGGTTATAGCCTCATTGGCAACGGCCCCGTTCGCGATCTATCATTTTGGGCAAGTGGCGACCTTGGGTGTTGTAGCAAATATGATAGCGGTGCCCGTGATGGGTTTTTGGGTTATGCCATGGGTACTCATTTCCCTGCTTCTTTATCCCATAGGATTGATGGATTATCCCTTGTCGCTGGCAGGAGCTGGTGTTGAACATATTCAAGCGATCGCAAAGTGGGCAGCGAATTTCGACTTTTCAACATTGGTTATTGGCAGTTTTTCAGACATCACTTTGGTTGCACTTGTTTTATCAGTGTTGTGGTTCGCCGTATGGCGCAGCTGGATTAGGTATGCCGCGATTATCGGGATTGTAATTGGTGTCGCCGCTCAAGCAGGATATCAGAAGCCTGACCTTCTCGTGTCCAATAGCGGTAATACAGTCATGGTGGTATCGGAAAACGAATTACTGGTAAGCAATATAAAAACAGACAAATTCGACCGTGAGAAATGGAAGGTTTATTTAGGACGTGATGTTAAACCACAGCAATTTGCCAGTAATCCGGATCATGAAATGAAATGTGATCCTGTGGGGTGTGTTTTTAGCGTGAAAGGATCGCAGATTGCTGTTTCCTACAATCCATATTCATACACATTGGATTGTGCGCATTCTGATATACTGATTAGCAATGCCCCTATAGGGGGAGAGTGTGAAAATCCCGATTACATCATCGATCGTTTTGACATGTGGAGAAATGGAGCACATGCCCTTTATATCAATGACAAAGAGCATGTGATTATAGAAACGGTAAATGGGGTGAGAGGGCATCGCCCTTGGGTGCCTCAGAAACCTTGA